The following are encoded together in the Parabacteroides chongii genome:
- the trxA gene encoding thioredoxin, which translates to MALEVTDANFEELVNSGKPMVLDFWAEWCGPCRMVSPIIDELATEYEGRVTIGKMDVDNNNDVVGQFGIRNIPTVLFFKDGKLVDKQVGAAQKPVFVAKIDALL; encoded by the coding sequence ATGGCACTAGAAGTTACAGATGCAAATTTTGAAGAGTTAGTAAACTCAGGTAAGCCTATGGTCCTTGACTTTTGGGCAGAATGGTGTGGTCCTTGCCGCATGGTCAGCCCGATCATCGATGAACTGGCAACCGAATATGAAGGACGCGTTACAATCGGTAAGATGGACGTAGACAATAACAACGACGTTGTCGGTCAGTTTGGAATCCGCAATATCCCGACCGTATTGTTCTTCAAGGACGGTAAGTTGGTAGACAAACAGGTAGGCGCAGCTCAGAAGCCTGTTTTTGTTGCTAAGATCGATGCTCTTTTATAA
- the dnaE gene encoding DNA polymerase III subunit alpha — translation MEPFIHLHVHTQYSLLDGQASIDALIDKAQKDGMNAIAVTDHGNMFGIKEFFNKVSKKNGKPLGAIKDLEKELKTLKAKEELTANEQARIEAIPGLIEAEKKKIFKPIIGCECYCARNGRHNKSTKEDRSGYHLIVLAKNLRGYKNLIKMVSISWTEGFYGRPRIDHELLEKYHEDLIVCSACLGGEIPQHIMHDRIDKAEESILWFKNLFGEDYYLEMQRHETHDPNADCTTYPKQQEVNKVLIELAHKHNIKLIATNDVHFVNQEDAEAHDRLICLSTGKDLDDPTRMRYSKQEWMKTTAEMNAIFADIPEVLSNTLEIADKVDFYSIDSGPIMPTFAIPEEFGTEESYRAKLTEQDLFEEFTRDENGKVVLSEEDAKDKIKKLGGYDKLYRIKLEADYLKKLTYDGARECYGEDLSEEVRERLDFELHIMKTMGFPGYFLIVQDFIKAAREELGVSVGPGRGSAAGSAVAYCLGITKIDPIKYDLLFERFLNPDRISLPDIDTDFDDDGRGEVLRWVTEKYGADRVAHIITYGTMATKSAIKDVARVQKLPLSESNRLAKLVPDKIPDMKKFKLKDAINYVPELKEAATGNDPLARDTLKYAQMLEGNVRNTGVHACGVIIGRYDISDVVPVSTAKDKETGEEMLVTQYEGSVIEETGLIKMDFLGLKTLSIIKEAIENIRLTTGEELDIDHISLEDPPTYKLYCEGKTTGTFQFESAGMQKYLKELQPSKFEDLIAMNALYRPGPMDYIPSFIARKQGKEEIKYDIPVMERYLKDTYGITVYQEQVMLLSRLLANFTRGESDALRKAMGKKLIEKMNHLKSKFMAGGQANGYKPETLEKIWGDWEKFASYAFNKSHATCYSWVAYQTAFLKANYPSEYMAAVLSRSLSNIVDITKFMDECKAMGIQVLGPDVNESILKFSVDKDKNIRFGLGAVKGVGESAVQNIIEERKKNGPYKNIFDFVERVNLTACNKKNIESLALAGAFDNFGIQREQFFGETGKGELFLDTLVRYGNKYQMDKSTAANSLFGSDDLSIAIAKPEIPVCQRWSDLERLNKEKELVGIYLSAHPLDEYRIVLTYVCNTGMAELSDRESLKGREILLGGIVTDFREGMTKTGKPYGVVKIEDFTGSGEIALFGNNYIEYSKYCKLGMYLLITARVEPRRWNENELDFNIGSIRLLQDEKDKLIEKISITLPIHDLDEPTVNELSVLIKNNPGQSLLYFRVVDGEHNIAQNFFSQNIRLNVTSKLVEFLQENENIDFKING, via the coding sequence ATGGAACCATTTATACATCTACACGTCCATACCCAGTATTCTCTGCTGGATGGGCAAGCCTCTATCGATGCTTTGATAGACAAGGCTCAGAAAGACGGCATGAACGCGATTGCAGTGACCGATCACGGGAATATGTTCGGTATAAAAGAGTTCTTCAATAAAGTTTCCAAGAAGAACGGTAAGCCGCTCGGAGCTATCAAGGATCTTGAAAAGGAACTGAAGACGCTGAAGGCGAAAGAAGAACTTACCGCTAACGAACAGGCTCGGATAGAAGCGATCCCGGGATTGATAGAAGCTGAAAAGAAAAAGATATTCAAGCCCATCATCGGGTGCGAGTGTTATTGTGCCCGTAACGGACGGCATAACAAATCAACCAAGGAAGACCGTAGCGGTTACCACCTGATCGTGCTGGCTAAAAACCTGAGGGGATATAAAAACCTGATTAAGATGGTCTCCATCTCATGGACCGAAGGTTTCTATGGCCGTCCGCGTATCGACCACGAACTGCTGGAGAAATATCACGAAGACCTGATCGTCTGTTCCGCCTGTCTCGGAGGTGAGATTCCGCAGCATATCATGCATGACCGGATAGACAAGGCTGAAGAATCGATCCTCTGGTTCAAGAACCTGTTCGGCGAAGACTATTACCTGGAAATGCAACGGCACGAGACACATGATCCGAATGCCGACTGCACCACGTATCCCAAACAGCAGGAAGTGAACAAGGTCTTGATCGAACTGGCTCACAAACACAATATCAAGCTGATCGCCACCAACGATGTGCATTTCGTCAACCAGGAAGATGCCGAGGCACACGACCGCCTGATCTGCCTCAGTACCGGCAAAGACCTCGACGACCCGACCCGTATGCGCTATTCCAAACAGGAATGGATGAAAACGACCGCCGAGATGAACGCCATCTTTGCCGATATTCCCGAAGTACTCAGCAATACGCTTGAGATAGCCGACAAAGTAGACTTCTACTCCATCGACAGCGGTCCTATCATGCCGACATTTGCCATACCGGAAGAATTCGGAACCGAAGAATCCTACCGCGCCAAGCTGACCGAACAGGATCTGTTCGAAGAGTTTACACGCGACGAGAACGGTAAAGTCGTCCTGAGTGAAGAAGATGCCAAAGATAAGATCAAGAAGCTGGGCGGATACGATAAACTCTACCGTATCAAGCTGGAAGCCGACTATCTGAAGAAACTGACCTACGACGGAGCCAGAGAATGCTATGGCGAAGATCTGTCGGAAGAAGTCAGGGAACGTCTGGATTTCGAATTGCACATTATGAAGACAATGGGTTTCCCCGGATACTTCCTTATTGTGCAAGACTTTATTAAAGCAGCCCGCGAAGAACTGGGCGTATCGGTAGGTCCCGGACGTGGTTCGGCTGCCGGTTCGGCTGTGGCCTACTGTCTGGGGATCACCAAGATCGACCCGATCAAGTACGACCTGCTGTTCGAACGTTTCCTGAATCCCGACCGTATCTCCCTCCCCGATATCGATACCGACTTCGATGATGACGGACGCGGCGAGGTGTTGCGCTGGGTAACGGAAAAATACGGAGCCGACCGCGTAGCACATATCATTACATACGGTACGATGGCGACCAAATCAGCTATCAAGGATGTTGCCCGCGTACAGAAACTTCCACTTTCCGAATCGAACCGGCTGGCAAAACTGGTACCGGACAAGATTCCGGACATGAAAAAGTTCAAGCTGAAAGATGCGATCAACTATGTGCCCGAGCTGAAAGAAGCCGCCACCGGTAATGATCCGCTGGCACGTGATACATTAAAATATGCACAGATGCTGGAAGGCAACGTACGTAACACGGGCGTGCATGCCTGCGGCGTTATCATCGGGCGTTACGATATTTCCGATGTCGTTCCGGTAAGTACGGCGAAAGACAAGGAAACCGGCGAAGAAATGTTGGTGACCCAATATGAAGGATCGGTGATCGAAGAGACCGGACTGATCAAGATGGACTTCCTGGGACTGAAAACGTTGTCCATCATCAAGGAAGCCATCGAAAATATACGGCTGACTACCGGTGAGGAGCTTGATATCGACCATATCAGCCTGGAGGATCCACCCACCTACAAGTTATACTGCGAAGGAAAAACAACCGGAACATTCCAGTTCGAATCCGCCGGTATGCAGAAATACCTGAAAGAATTGCAGCCGTCGAAATTCGAAGACCTGATTGCCATGAATGCCCTGTATCGCCCAGGCCCTATGGATTATATCCCTTCTTTCATTGCCCGTAAACAGGGAAAGGAAGAAATCAAATACGATATACCGGTGATGGAACGTTACCTGAAAGATACATACGGTATCACCGTCTATCAGGAACAGGTCATGCTTCTGTCACGTTTGCTGGCCAACTTTACCCGTGGTGAAAGTGATGCCCTCCGTAAAGCGATGGGTAAGAAACTGATTGAAAAGATGAACCACCTGAAATCGAAGTTCATGGCTGGCGGACAAGCAAACGGTTATAAACCGGAAACGCTGGAAAAGATTTGGGGAGACTGGGAAAAGTTCGCGTCGTATGCTTTCAATAAGAGTCACGCCACCTGCTATTCGTGGGTCGCTTACCAGACAGCTTTCCTGAAAGCGAACTATCCTTCGGAATACATGGCTGCCGTACTGAGCCGAAGTTTGTCGAATATCGTGGATATCACGAAGTTCATGGACGAATGCAAGGCGATGGGTATCCAGGTATTAGGCCCGGATGTGAACGAATCGATCCTGAAATTCAGCGTAGACAAGGACAAGAACATCCGCTTCGGGCTGGGAGCCGTCAAAGGTGTCGGAGAATCGGCTGTACAGAATATTATCGAAGAGCGGAAGAAGAACGGTCCGTACAAAAACATTTTCGATTTTGTGGAGCGGGTAAACCTGACCGCCTGTAACAAGAAGAACATCGAATCGCTGGCTTTGGCGGGTGCATTCGACAACTTCGGCATTCAACGCGAACAGTTCTTCGGGGAGACAGGGAAAGGGGAACTTTTCCTGGATACGCTGGTACGCTATGGCAACAAATACCAGATGGACAAGAGCACGGCAGCCAATTCATTGTTCGGCAGCGACGACCTTTCGATTGCCATCGCCAAACCGGAAATTCCGGTATGCCAGCGTTGGAGCGACCTGGAGCGCCTGAACAAAGAAAAGGAACTGGTCGGCATTTATCTTTCCGCCCACCCGCTGGATGAATACCGTATCGTGCTGACGTATGTATGCAACACGGGTATGGCAGAACTCAGCGACCGGGAAAGTCTGAAAGGGCGCGAGATACTGCTGGGCGGCATCGTCACCGATTTCCGGGAAGGGATGACCAAGACGGGCAAGCCTTACGGGGTAGTCAAGATAGAGGACTTTACCGGTAGCGGCGAGATCGCCTTATTCGGCAACAACTATATAGAGTACAGCAAATACTGTAAACTGGGTATGTACCTGCTTATCACCGCCCGCGTGGAACCACGCCGCTGGAATGAGAACGAGCTCGATTTCAATATCGGCTCGATCCGCCTGTTGCAGGACGAGAAAGACAAGCTGATCGAGAAGATCAGCATTACCCTGCCGATACATGACCTCGACGAACCTACAGTCAATGAATTATCGGTGCTGATCAAGAACAATCCGGGTCAGAGCCTGTTATATTTCAGAGTAGTGGACGGAGAACACAATATCGCACAGAATTTCTTCTCACAGAATATCCGGTTGAACGTGACAAGTAAACTGGTTGAATTCCTGCAGGAGAATGAGAATATTGATTTCAAAATTAACGGGTAA
- a CDS encoding TonB-dependent receptor: protein MTAQKTYSVKGIVKEAASGEPIPYATVIIWNTTQGTATDSVGHFEITGITPGSYRLQASFLGYKPTVTAEFRVANKDIFFPIELEPASESLQEVSVVASPFRKTAESPLGLRVIGFKEIEKSAGGNRDISRVVQSFPGVASTAAFRNDLMVRGGGPSENRFFLDGVEIPNINHFSTQGASGGPVGIINPDFIREVNFYSAAFPAARGNALSSVLDFKLQDGNKEKFSLRGVLGASDIGVSVNGPMGDKTTYQVSVRRSYLQFLFDMIGLPFLPTFTDAQFKIKHSFNKKNELTFLGLGAIDDMKLNTGMKDMSEKNQYILAYLPVVKQKTYTLGAVYKHYAGKNIYSLIASRSQMNNKNIKYRDNDESTPDNLTLNYRSDEIENKFRSENIFRLPYIQLQVGGNVDYSEYTNHTFQKQFTTNPYEITYRTDLGIWKWGLYATAIYESDNERFTASLGLRTDASNYSSEMNNMLDQLSPRLSLSYRIAGDVYLNANAGRYYELPPYTVMGFKDNNGNYINKSNGLQYIRSDQAGLGLEYRPSSYLKFTAEGFYKHYNRYPMSLIDSIPLASKGTDYGVLGNEAVTSTATGRAYGMELMGRWYNYKGLTFIASYTYVRSEFKDGRNTGKYLPSAWDNKHLFTFSGTYSLPRNWDIGAKLRVVGGAPYTPYDVEKSSYVEAWDASGSLYYDYSRFNSERLKPFTQLDLRVDKTFYLNKIMLGFYIDLQNVLNSKYKEQDVYIKTGKIVNPEAPRGEQRYELKPVERMTGTLLPSIGIMIEI, encoded by the coding sequence ATGACAGCACAAAAAACCTATTCCGTCAAAGGCATAGTAAAAGAAGCCGCCAGCGGGGAACCTATTCCCTACGCAACCGTGATCATATGGAATACGACACAGGGTACAGCCACCGACTCTGTCGGCCATTTTGAAATAACCGGAATCACGCCCGGCAGCTATCGCCTGCAAGCTTCGTTTCTAGGATATAAACCGACAGTAACGGCAGAATTCCGTGTCGCCAATAAAGACATCTTTTTCCCGATCGAGCTGGAACCTGCCAGCGAAAGCCTGCAGGAAGTGAGCGTCGTCGCCTCCCCGTTCCGTAAAACGGCTGAAAGTCCGCTCGGCTTGCGCGTCATAGGATTTAAAGAGATTGAAAAGAGTGCCGGCGGAAACCGGGATATATCACGCGTCGTCCAGTCTTTTCCCGGAGTGGCTTCGACGGCTGCATTCCGAAATGACTTGATGGTGAGAGGCGGGGGACCGTCAGAAAACCGTTTTTTCCTGGATGGGGTAGAAATTCCGAATATCAACCATTTCTCCACACAAGGGGCTTCAGGCGGACCGGTCGGGATCATTAATCCGGATTTCATACGTGAAGTGAATTTCTATTCGGCGGCTTTTCCGGCAGCCAGGGGAAATGCGCTGAGCTCCGTACTGGATTTCAAACTACAGGACGGGAATAAGGAAAAGTTCTCCTTACGCGGCGTACTGGGAGCTTCCGATATAGGGGTGTCAGTCAACGGACCTATGGGAGATAAAACGACTTACCAGGTATCCGTCAGGCGGTCATACCTGCAATTCCTGTTCGATATGATCGGGCTTCCTTTCCTGCCGACCTTCACGGACGCGCAGTTCAAGATAAAACATTCTTTCAACAAGAAAAACGAACTGACATTTCTCGGTCTGGGAGCTATCGACGATATGAAACTGAATACCGGAATGAAAGACATGAGCGAGAAGAACCAGTATATCCTGGCTTACCTGCCGGTTGTCAAGCAAAAGACCTATACGCTGGGAGCCGTCTACAAGCATTATGCAGGAAAAAATATCTATTCGCTGATCGCCAGCCGCAGCCAGATGAACAACAAAAACATCAAATATCGTGATAATGACGAAAGTACGCCGGATAACCTGACGCTGAATTACCGTTCGGACGAGATCGAGAACAAATTCCGCAGTGAGAATATCTTCCGTCTCCCTTACATACAATTGCAGGTAGGCGGCAACGTCGACTATTCGGAATATACCAATCACACTTTTCAGAAACAATTTACGACCAATCCCTACGAGATTACCTACCGGACCGACCTGGGGATATGGAAATGGGGATTATATGCCACTGCCATCTATGAAAGCGACAATGAGCGTTTTACCGCATCATTGGGACTTCGTACGGATGCCAGCAATTATTCATCCGAAATGAATAACATGCTCGACCAGCTGTCGCCGCGGCTGTCACTTTCCTACCGGATTGCCGGGGACGTTTACCTGAATGCCAATGCCGGACGTTATTACGAGCTTCCTCCTTACACCGTGATGGGTTTCAAAGACAATAACGGCAATTATATCAATAAGTCCAACGGCCTGCAATATATCCGCAGCGACCAGGCGGGTCTCGGACTGGAATACCGCCCTTCTTCTTATCTGAAATTCACGGCTGAGGGATTCTACAAGCATTATAATCGTTACCCGATGTCGCTCATCGACAGCATTCCGCTCGCCTCCAAAGGGACCGACTACGGTGTACTGGGAAATGAAGCCGTTACTTCCACAGCTACCGGACGCGCCTACGGGATGGAACTGATGGGACGCTGGTACAATTATAAAGGGCTTACCTTCATCGCCTCCTATACGTATGTGAGAAGTGAATTTAAGGACGGCAGAAATACAGGCAAATACCTGCCTTCCGCCTGGGACAATAAGCACCTCTTCACATTCAGCGGGACGTATTCCCTCCCCCGTAACTGGGATATAGGAGCCAAACTCCGGGTAGTCGGCGGTGCTCCCTATACTCCTTACGACGTAGAAAAGAGCAGTTATGTGGAAGCGTGGGATGCCAGCGGTAGCCTTTACTACGATTACAGCCGCTTCAACAGCGAGCGCCTGAAACCGTTTACTCAGCTGGACCTGCGTGTGGACAAGACGTTTTACCTGAACAAAATCATGCTCGGCTTCTATATCGACCTGCAAAATGTACTTAATTCGAAATACAAAGAGCAGGATGTATACATAAAAACGGGAAAGATCGTAAATCCCGAAGCTCCCAGGGGTGAACAACGGTATGAACTGAAGCCTGTAGAACGTATGACAGGGACCTTATTACCCAGCATCGGCATCATGATTGAAATATAA
- a CDS encoding DUF4248 domain-containing protein: MDGKKREMSPWGRAYGVTEFAQLYFPGQTPVIAYKRMWEWIRTSRGLKAKLEAAGWVKFQKLYTPKQVSVLIDHLGEP, encoded by the coding sequence ATGGACGGTAAAAAAAGAGAAATGTCTCCCTGGGGGAGAGCGTATGGGGTAACGGAATTTGCCCAATTGTATTTTCCGGGTCAGACACCGGTGATTGCCTATAAACGTATGTGGGAATGGATACGCACTTCCCGCGGGCTGAAAGCGAAGCTCGAAGCCGCAGGATGGGTAAAGTTTCAGAAATTGTATACGCCGAAGCAGGTCTCCGTATTGATAGACCATTTGGGAGAACCCTGA
- a CDS encoding HU family DNA-binding protein → MSVKYKLVQKKDLTKGAAADAKRYYASAPVSGTMDFDSICDVVADRSTASDGDVSLVVRGLLRAMEESLLRNEVVQLGRLGNFRLSIGSSGTVAEKDFQASMIRKPKIIFTPGTKLRAMIEKVSLERIGKEPEQSGGDGEDDRPVIE, encoded by the coding sequence ATGTCAGTAAAGTACAAGCTGGTCCAGAAAAAGGACCTTACAAAAGGAGCGGCAGCGGATGCCAAGCGGTATTATGCCTCGGCTCCGGTCAGCGGCACAATGGATTTCGATTCGATCTGTGACGTAGTAGCCGATCGTTCGACGGCGAGCGACGGCGATGTTTCACTGGTAGTGCGCGGGCTGTTGCGTGCCATGGAAGAATCGCTGCTGCGCAACGAGGTCGTACAGTTGGGCAGGCTGGGGAATTTCCGCCTCTCGATCGGCAGTTCGGGAACGGTTGCAGAAAAGGATTTTCAGGCAAGCATGATCCGCAAGCCGAAGATCATCTTCACACCGGGCACGAAATTGCGGGCGATGATCGAAAAGGTCAGCCTCGAACGCATCGGCAAGGAACCGGAGCAGTCCGGAGGCGACGGGGAAGATGACCGTCCGGTCATTGAGTAA
- a CDS encoding response regulator: MFNTTLRNRIHHIRILLILVCLSLTIPCHAEEDTHPILIISSYNPDTRNTTQNISEFMEEYKRLGGTAPVIIENMNCKSLPEAPLWKKKMETLLEKYKNENTPQIIVILGQEGWASYLSQDHPILIDIPVICGMVSSNAVILPDSSTRMSEWEPESIDIKSYADKGYHLTGFTYNYDIKKNLKLALDLYPATKHFALITDNSYGGIALQALVKKELREFPEQSLILLDGRKNNIYTIVEQIKKLPKETVILLGTWRVDVNDGYYVGNATYTMMSGNPTLPAFTLTSIGLGHWAIGGYIPKYRPIGKDLARQTIDIQTKKVQLTDIETINIPNTYTFDAKKLKEFNIEKGSLPDDSIWINTDGNLFVKYRFEILLIVACVLLLFLVMILFFLFKTNRLKDKLLDIQKDNVIIMNNIQSSIRFIKPDYSVKWENQIKMPCRPQYGPTNCCLVKNGQKPFCDECALISAMESKKPFELTKQCAPGEYTHVFANPIIDSKDNLLGVVFKKENVTRQKLAENELRLAKEKAEESDHLKSAFLANMSHEIRTPLNAIVGFSGLLAMTDELEEREEYISIINNNNELLLQLINDILDLAKIEANTLEFVYSDVDINQLLCDIEQTSRLKAAEGVKVSFTEKMSHCIIRTDKNRLSQVMTNFINNAIKFTKEGSIRFGYKHKENKLKFFVTDTGCGIDKSIKDSVFQRFVKLDNFAQGTGLGLSICQMIVQKLEGEIGVESELGEGSTFWFTLPDSVIEESHMAVPGPARIEIQSNASTGSDSKKATLLIAEDNESNYIYIKAILKEYNLIHAWNGQEAVELYKKYHPDMILMDLKMPLMDGYQATREIREDNTVIPIIAVTAFAFAEDEQRVKQSGFNDYVAKPIKPDSLKQKISELL; the protein is encoded by the coding sequence ATGTTTAATACAACTTTAAGAAATAGAATACACCACATACGAATATTGCTTATACTTGTATGCTTATCGTTGACTATCCCATGTCATGCTGAAGAGGATACCCACCCCATTCTTATCATCAGCTCCTATAACCCGGACACCCGCAATACGACTCAGAACATCTCCGAATTTATGGAGGAATACAAACGTCTGGGGGGCACCGCACCGGTCATCATCGAAAACATGAACTGCAAAAGTTTGCCGGAGGCTCCTTTGTGGAAGAAAAAAATGGAAACCTTGCTGGAAAAATACAAGAACGAAAATACTCCGCAGATTATAGTTATCTTAGGGCAAGAAGGATGGGCTTCCTACCTCTCACAAGACCATCCGATTCTGATAGACATACCTGTCATATGCGGTATGGTCAGCAGCAATGCCGTCATACTGCCGGACTCCAGTACCAGGATGAGTGAATGGGAGCCGGAAAGCATAGATATCAAAAGTTATGCCGACAAAGGATATCATCTCACGGGATTTACCTATAATTACGATATAAAAAAGAACCTTAAACTGGCCCTGGACCTTTATCCTGCGACAAAACATTTCGCATTAATAACAGACAACAGCTACGGCGGTATCGCCCTGCAGGCACTGGTAAAAAAAGAGTTGAGAGAATTTCCGGAGCAAAGCCTGATCTTACTGGACGGACGAAAGAACAATATTTATACGATTGTCGAACAAATAAAAAAGCTACCCAAAGAAACTGTTATCTTGTTAGGTACATGGCGTGTAGATGTAAACGATGGCTATTATGTAGGTAATGCGACTTACACCATGATGTCCGGCAACCCGACTCTCCCGGCTTTCACTCTGACATCGATCGGACTCGGCCACTGGGCTATAGGAGGTTATATCCCTAAATACCGTCCGATAGGAAAAGATCTGGCCAGGCAGACTATCGATATCCAGACAAAAAAGGTACAGCTTACAGATATAGAGACGATAAATATACCTAACACCTACACTTTCGATGCCAAAAAGCTGAAAGAATTCAACATTGAAAAAGGTAGTTTACCCGATGATTCTATATGGATCAACACCGACGGGAATCTGTTCGTGAAGTACAGATTCGAGATACTGTTGATCGTTGCCTGCGTATTATTGCTCTTCCTGGTCATGATCCTGTTCTTCCTGTTCAAAACCAACCGGCTGAAAGACAAACTGCTGGATATACAGAAAGACAATGTTATTATTATGAATAACATACAGTCTTCCATCCGCTTTATCAAACCGGATTACTCGGTGAAATGGGAAAACCAGATCAAAATGCCGTGCAGACCCCAATACGGTCCCACAAACTGTTGCCTGGTTAAAAACGGACAAAAGCCTTTCTGCGACGAATGTGCACTGATATCCGCCATGGAAAGTAAAAAGCCTTTCGAATTAACCAAACAATGTGCTCCGGGCGAATATACGCATGTATTTGCCAATCCGATCATAGACTCGAAAGACAATTTATTGGGTGTCGTATTCAAAAAAGAGAATGTCACCAGACAGAAACTGGCCGAAAACGAGCTGAGACTGGCAAAAGAGAAAGCGGAAGAATCCGACCACCTGAAATCGGCATTCCTTGCCAACATGAGCCATGAGATACGTACGCCTCTGAATGCGATCGTCGGTTTCTCCGGGTTGCTCGCCATGACTGACGAACTGGAAGAACGGGAAGAATATATCAGTATCATCAACAATAACAACGAGCTCCTGTTACAATTGATAAACGATATTCTCGACCTGGCAAAGATCGAGGCCAACACACTTGAATTCGTCTACTCGGATGTCGACATCAATCAGTTGTTATGTGACATAGAACAAACATCGCGCCTGAAAGCAGCCGAGGGTGTAAAGGTTTCATTCACAGAAAAAATGTCGCATTGCATTATCAGGACCGACAAAAACCGCCTGTCGCAAGTTATGACCAACTTCATTAACAATGCGATCAAGTTCACCAAAGAAGGAAGCATACGTTTCGGATACAAACATAAAGAAAACAAACTGAAATTCTTCGTAACCGATACGGGGTGCGGTATTGATAAAAGCATCAAGGACAGCGTCTTCCAACGTTTTGTCAAACTGGATAATTTCGCACAGGGGACAGGACTCGGGCTGTCTATCTGCCAGATGATCGTGCAGAAGCTGGAAGGAGAGATCGGTGTGGAATCGGAATTGGGAGAAGGATCGACTTTCTGGTTCACACTGCCTGATTCAGTGATCGAAGAATCGCATATGGCGGTTCCCGGACCAGCCAGAATTGAAATACAGAGTAATGCTTCTACCGGCAGTGACAGTAAAAAGGCGACTTTGCTGATAGCCGAGGATAATGAAAGCAATTACATTTATATAAAAGCCATATTAAAAGAATACAACCTTATCCATGCGTGGAACGGGCAGGAAGCTGTAGAACTGTATAAGAAATATCATCCGGACATGATCCTGATGGACCTCAAAATGCCGCTCATGGACGGTTACCAGGCTACCCGGGAAATACGTGAGGACAACACGGTCATACCTATTATTGCTGTAACCGCTTTTGCATTTGCCGAAGATGAGCAACGCGTAAAGCAAAGCGGGTTCAATGATTATGTAGCCAAACCAATCAAGCCGGACAGCCTGAAACAGAA
- the mnmD gene encoding tRNA (5-methylaminomethyl-2-thiouridine)(34)-methyltransferase MnmD, which yields MNRELQQTADGSHTLFIPEMDEHYHSVNGAVQESRHVFIEAGLHHQTKKDITVFEIGFGTGLNAFLTLLDAEENNRSVNYYSVELYPLAPELVGALNYGDVICPEKKEWFGALHAASWNEAAKITDRFTLHKIQGDSNTCQLPEDIDLVYFDAFAPDKQPEMWSQEIFDKIYAHTSEGGILTTYCAKGVVRRMMQKAGYSVERIPGPPGKREMLRAMK from the coding sequence ATCAATCGCGAATTGCAGCAGACAGCCGACGGCAGTCATACTTTATTTATCCCGGAAATGGACGAACACTACCACTCGGTGAACGGGGCGGTACAGGAGTCGCGCCATGTTTTTATTGAAGCCGGATTGCATCATCAGACCAAAAAAGATATTACCGTCTTCGAAATCGGTTTCGGGACAGGGTTGAATGCCTTCCTGACCTTGCTGGATGCGGAAGAGAATAACCGTTCTGTGAATTATTACTCTGTCGAGCTTTATCCGCTAGCCCCTGAACTGGTCGGGGCATTGAACTACGGAGACGTGATCTGTCCGGAAAAGAAAGAATGGTTCGGCGCGTTACATGCCGCATCCTGGAATGAAGCGGCAAAGATTACTGACCGTTTCACTTTGCATAAGATACAGGGGGACAGCAATACCTGCCAATTACCCGAAGACATCGACCTCGTCTATTTCGATGCCTTTGCCCCGGACAAGCAGCCGGAGATGTGGAGCCAGGAGATATTCGATAAAATCTATGCGCATACGTCGGAAGGAGGGATCCTTACCACCTATTGTGCCAAAGGAGTAGTCCGCCGTATGATGCAGAAGGCCGGGTATTCCGTTGAAAGAATACCCGGCCCTCCGGGAAAGCGCGAAATGCTGCGCGCTATGAAATGA